From one Brachypodium distachyon strain Bd21 chromosome 4, Brachypodium_distachyon_v3.0, whole genome shotgun sequence genomic stretch:
- the LOC100822065 gene encoding uncharacterized protein LOC100822065 isoform X1, whose protein sequence is MPEPSSASTSASASYLLLLVLCNANLLADDSVDRVEDSQLFSPVPAINQAASNLANLASYFTQCLPVPGGYTGIPEEGQELAILAPVSTTGRPALQASSSSSSSSSSSSSSSSEFDASSSLSHSEIDLTVSSSQENSGQMSPFRVFQNGASMFQGLVERARKTVRGSADDIGWLQRVQSLPPTEDGTARFLEILDSVRNKEHKLPDSLVYLLIPGLFSNHGPLYFVKTKAYFSKMGLVCHIAKIHSESSVSKNAREIKDYIEEIYWGSRKRVLLLGHSKGGVDAAAALSLYWPQLKDKVAGLALAQSPYGGSPVASDILRDGQLGDYVMLRKLMEILVSKVLKGDLQALEDLTYERRKEFLSRHPLPPEVPIVSFHTEASITPSVLTALSHVAHVELPIAGDGNPARIPVVMPLSAAMAACSQLLVARYGEKSDGLVTRKDAEVPGSLAVRPERKLDHAWMVYSSMREEAGDEADTSQVCEALLSLLVEVAQKRRHEMAMKDE, encoded by the exons aTGCCGGAGCCTTCTTCCGCTTCTACCTCTGCTTCTGCCTCG TATCTGTTGCTGCTAGTACTATGCAATGCAAACCTGCTG GCCGATGATTCAGTCGATAGGGTTGAGGATTCACAGCTCTTCTCCCCTGTCCCAGCAATAAACCAAGCTGCGTCCAATCTCGCAAATTTAGCTTCCTATTTTACCCAGTGCCTCCCAGTACCTGGTGGTTACACAG GAATACCCGAGGAAGGCCAAGAACTAGCAATACTTGCGCCTGTCTCGACTACTGGCAGGCCTGCTCTTcaggcttcttcttcttcttcttcttcttcttcttcttcttcttcttcttcttcagagtTTGATGCCAGCAGTAGCTTGTCTCACAGTGAAATAGATCTTACTGTGAGTTCCTCTCAAGAAAACTCAGGCCAGATGTCGCCTTTCCGCGTTTTTCAGAATGGAGCTTCAATGTTCCAAGG TCTCGTGGAACGTGCTCGGAAAACTGTACGTGGTTCGGCAGATGATATTGGATGGCTCCAACGCGTTCAGAGCTTACCTCCAACTGAGGATGGGACAGCCCGATTCTTGGAGATTCTAGACTCTGTGAG AAACAAGGAGCACAAACTACCTGATTCGCTGGTATATTTGTTGATCCCAG GTTTGTTTAGTAACCATGGGCCACTTTACTTTGTGAAGACGAAGGCATATTTCTCCAAGATGGGTCTGGTCTGTCACATTGCCAAGATTCACAGCGAG TCTTCAGTAAGTAAAAATGCAAGGGAGATAAAGGATTACATAGAAGAAATATACTGGGGATCAAGGAAACGTGTGCTACTTCTTGGTCATAGCAAGGGTGGTGtagatgcagcagcagccttgtCTCTCTACTGGCCACAATTGAAAGATAAGGTTGCAGGGTTGGCCCTGGCTCAAAGCCCATATGGAGGAAGCCCAGTTGCTTCAGATATCCTGAGAGACGGGCAGCTTGGTGACTATGTCATGCTACGCAAACTTATGGAGATTTTGGTGTCCAAAGTCCTGAAG GGTGACCTGCAGGCACTAGAAGATCTGACATATGAAAGGAGGAAAGAATTCCTGTCGCGGCACCCATTGCCTCCCGAGGTTCCAATTGTGTCATTCCACACTGAGGCGAGCATCACCCCCAGTGTGCTGACAGCTCTCTCTCATGTCGCGCACGTGGAGCTCCCGATTGCTGGTGACGGAAATCCTGCAAGGATTCCGGTTGTAATGCCACTTTCAGCAGCAATGGCAGCATGCTCGCAGCTGCTGGTGGCAAGGTACGGCGAGAAGAGTGATGGTCTTGTGACAAGGAAGGATGCTGAAGTTCCTGGGTCACTGGCAGTCCGACCAGAGCGGAAGCTAGATCATGCCTGGATGGTTTATTCTTCGATGAGAGAGGAGGCTGGGGATGAGGCGGACACGTCGCAGGTATGCGAAGCCCTGCTGAGTCTGCTGGTCGAGGTTGCGCAGAAGCGGAGGCATGAGATGGCCATGAAAGACGAATAA
- the LOC100822065 gene encoding uncharacterized protein LOC100822065 isoform X2, whose amino-acid sequence MPEPSSASTSASASADDSVDRVEDSQLFSPVPAINQAASNLANLASYFTQCLPVPGGYTGIPEEGQELAILAPVSTTGRPALQASSSSSSSSSSSSSSSSEFDASSSLSHSEIDLTVSSSQENSGQMSPFRVFQNGASMFQGLVERARKTVRGSADDIGWLQRVQSLPPTEDGTARFLEILDSVRNKEHKLPDSLVYLLIPGLFSNHGPLYFVKTKAYFSKMGLVCHIAKIHSESSVSKNAREIKDYIEEIYWGSRKRVLLLGHSKGGVDAAAALSLYWPQLKDKVAGLALAQSPYGGSPVASDILRDGQLGDYVMLRKLMEILVSKVLKGDLQALEDLTYERRKEFLSRHPLPPEVPIVSFHTEASITPSVLTALSHVAHVELPIAGDGNPARIPVVMPLSAAMAACSQLLVARYGEKSDGLVTRKDAEVPGSLAVRPERKLDHAWMVYSSMREEAGDEADTSQVCEALLSLLVEVAQKRRHEMAMKDE is encoded by the exons aTGCCGGAGCCTTCTTCCGCTTCTACCTCTGCTTCTGCCTCG GCCGATGATTCAGTCGATAGGGTTGAGGATTCACAGCTCTTCTCCCCTGTCCCAGCAATAAACCAAGCTGCGTCCAATCTCGCAAATTTAGCTTCCTATTTTACCCAGTGCCTCCCAGTACCTGGTGGTTACACAG GAATACCCGAGGAAGGCCAAGAACTAGCAATACTTGCGCCTGTCTCGACTACTGGCAGGCCTGCTCTTcaggcttcttcttcttcttcttcttcttcttcttcttcttcttcttcttcttcagagtTTGATGCCAGCAGTAGCTTGTCTCACAGTGAAATAGATCTTACTGTGAGTTCCTCTCAAGAAAACTCAGGCCAGATGTCGCCTTTCCGCGTTTTTCAGAATGGAGCTTCAATGTTCCAAGG TCTCGTGGAACGTGCTCGGAAAACTGTACGTGGTTCGGCAGATGATATTGGATGGCTCCAACGCGTTCAGAGCTTACCTCCAACTGAGGATGGGACAGCCCGATTCTTGGAGATTCTAGACTCTGTGAG AAACAAGGAGCACAAACTACCTGATTCGCTGGTATATTTGTTGATCCCAG GTTTGTTTAGTAACCATGGGCCACTTTACTTTGTGAAGACGAAGGCATATTTCTCCAAGATGGGTCTGGTCTGTCACATTGCCAAGATTCACAGCGAG TCTTCAGTAAGTAAAAATGCAAGGGAGATAAAGGATTACATAGAAGAAATATACTGGGGATCAAGGAAACGTGTGCTACTTCTTGGTCATAGCAAGGGTGGTGtagatgcagcagcagccttgtCTCTCTACTGGCCACAATTGAAAGATAAGGTTGCAGGGTTGGCCCTGGCTCAAAGCCCATATGGAGGAAGCCCAGTTGCTTCAGATATCCTGAGAGACGGGCAGCTTGGTGACTATGTCATGCTACGCAAACTTATGGAGATTTTGGTGTCCAAAGTCCTGAAG GGTGACCTGCAGGCACTAGAAGATCTGACATATGAAAGGAGGAAAGAATTCCTGTCGCGGCACCCATTGCCTCCCGAGGTTCCAATTGTGTCATTCCACACTGAGGCGAGCATCACCCCCAGTGTGCTGACAGCTCTCTCTCATGTCGCGCACGTGGAGCTCCCGATTGCTGGTGACGGAAATCCTGCAAGGATTCCGGTTGTAATGCCACTTTCAGCAGCAATGGCAGCATGCTCGCAGCTGCTGGTGGCAAGGTACGGCGAGAAGAGTGATGGTCTTGTGACAAGGAAGGATGCTGAAGTTCCTGGGTCACTGGCAGTCCGACCAGAGCGGAAGCTAGATCATGCCTGGATGGTTTATTCTTCGATGAGAGAGGAGGCTGGGGATGAGGCGGACACGTCGCAGGTATGCGAAGCCCTGCTGAGTCTGCTGGTCGAGGTTGCGCAGAAGCGGAGGCATGAGATGGCCATGAAAGACGAATAA
- the LOC100822065 gene encoding uncharacterized protein LOC100822065 isoform X3 — MSPFRVFQNGASMFQGLVERARKTVRGSADDIGWLQRVQSLPPTEDGTARFLEILDSVRNKEHKLPDSLVYLLIPGLFSNHGPLYFVKTKAYFSKMGLVCHIAKIHSESSVSKNAREIKDYIEEIYWGSRKRVLLLGHSKGGVDAAAALSLYWPQLKDKVAGLALAQSPYGGSPVASDILRDGQLGDYVMLRKLMEILVSKVLKGDLQALEDLTYERRKEFLSRHPLPPEVPIVSFHTEASITPSVLTALSHVAHVELPIAGDGNPARIPVVMPLSAAMAACSQLLVARYGEKSDGLVTRKDAEVPGSLAVRPERKLDHAWMVYSSMREEAGDEADTSQVCEALLSLLVEVAQKRRHEMAMKDE; from the exons ATGTCGCCTTTCCGCGTTTTTCAGAATGGAGCTTCAATGTTCCAAGG TCTCGTGGAACGTGCTCGGAAAACTGTACGTGGTTCGGCAGATGATATTGGATGGCTCCAACGCGTTCAGAGCTTACCTCCAACTGAGGATGGGACAGCCCGATTCTTGGAGATTCTAGACTCTGTGAG AAACAAGGAGCACAAACTACCTGATTCGCTGGTATATTTGTTGATCCCAG GTTTGTTTAGTAACCATGGGCCACTTTACTTTGTGAAGACGAAGGCATATTTCTCCAAGATGGGTCTGGTCTGTCACATTGCCAAGATTCACAGCGAG TCTTCAGTAAGTAAAAATGCAAGGGAGATAAAGGATTACATAGAAGAAATATACTGGGGATCAAGGAAACGTGTGCTACTTCTTGGTCATAGCAAGGGTGGTGtagatgcagcagcagccttgtCTCTCTACTGGCCACAATTGAAAGATAAGGTTGCAGGGTTGGCCCTGGCTCAAAGCCCATATGGAGGAAGCCCAGTTGCTTCAGATATCCTGAGAGACGGGCAGCTTGGTGACTATGTCATGCTACGCAAACTTATGGAGATTTTGGTGTCCAAAGTCCTGAAG GGTGACCTGCAGGCACTAGAAGATCTGACATATGAAAGGAGGAAAGAATTCCTGTCGCGGCACCCATTGCCTCCCGAGGTTCCAATTGTGTCATTCCACACTGAGGCGAGCATCACCCCCAGTGTGCTGACAGCTCTCTCTCATGTCGCGCACGTGGAGCTCCCGATTGCTGGTGACGGAAATCCTGCAAGGATTCCGGTTGTAATGCCACTTTCAGCAGCAATGGCAGCATGCTCGCAGCTGCTGGTGGCAAGGTACGGCGAGAAGAGTGATGGTCTTGTGACAAGGAAGGATGCTGAAGTTCCTGGGTCACTGGCAGTCCGACCAGAGCGGAAGCTAGATCATGCCTGGATGGTTTATTCTTCGATGAGAGAGGAGGCTGGGGATGAGGCGGACACGTCGCAGGTATGCGAAGCCCTGCTGAGTCTGCTGGTCGAGGTTGCGCAGAAGCGGAGGCATGAGATGGCCATGAAAGACGAATAA
- the LOC100822376 gene encoding probable staphylococcal-like nuclease CAN2 produces the protein MGNILKRCFSGGEEEDGQYPYYHPASRPHYQPHSPHEQEEGHGVAALAQDLLNFESTASMVPEGLRQHVTASKKAQVKWYQNMLEAYKNTTPPPRTPAEAAQLVATALDWIQRADLEGILEFYGFSIPSLPAASSTHHPQLLPEGVQFVLNTLPVNNKNIGDGDGFTAYVATTDPRESAIVPLEVHEMVIERNQARNRRDYQSADALQNRLNEAGYKILVCSDEEILARKYRIRMRGIDAPELKMAYGKESRNALVKLIGGKRTIIHVYGLDQFERYVGDIYCDNVFIQEQMLKNGHAWYFKKYDKRGEFAKWEREARAAYRGLFVLENPEKPWDWRKKQRNGGIPVC, from the exons ATGGGGAACATACTGAAGAGGTGCTTCagtggaggagaagaagaagatgggcaGTACCCCTACTACCATCCAGCATCCAGGCCCCACTACCAGCCTCACTCTCCCCATGAGCAGGAAGAAGGCCATGGAGTGGCCGCCCTGGCTCAAGACCTCCTCAACTTTGAGTCAACAGCGTCCATG GTTCCTGAGGGGCTCAGGCAGCATGTTACTGCGTCGAAGAAAGCACAGGTTAAATG GTATCAGAATATGTTGGAGGCATATAAAAATACAACTCCCCCACCAAGAACACCGGCAGAGGCAGCCCAACTAGTTGCAACAGCCCTTGACTGGATCCAGAGAGCTGATTTGGAG GGCATCCTTGAATTTTACGGCTTCTCGATCCCATCACTTCCTGCAGCATCCTCAACCCACCATCCACAATTGTTACCAGAGGGAGTGCAGTTTGTCCTGAACACTTTGCCG GTTAATAACAAAAAtattggagatggagatggctTTACTGCTTATGTCGCAACAACAGATCCGAGGGAGTCCGCAATTGTGCCATTGGAAGTGCATGAGATGGTGATTGAAAGGAATCAAGCGCGCAACCGTAGGGATTACCAGAGTGCCGATGCACTTCAAAATAGACTGAATGAAGCTGGATACAA GATATTAGTCTGTTCAGATGAAGAGATCCTAGCAAGGAAATACCGAATCAGAATGAG GGGAATCGATGCACCCGAGCTTAAGATGGCATATGGAAAGGAATCAAGGAATGCTTTGGTGAAGCTCATCGGTGGGAAAAGAACCATAATCCATGTGTATGGGCTGGACCAATTCGAGCGCTACGTCGGTGACATCTATTGCGACAATGTGTTCATCCAG GAGCAAATGCTGAAGAATGGTCACGCATGGTATTTCAAGAAGTACGACAAACGCGGGGAGTTTGCTAAA TGGGAGAGAGAGGCAAGGGCTGCATATCGAGGGCTTTTCGTATTAGAGAACCCTGAGAAGCCGTGGGACTGGAGAAAAAAGCAGCGCAATGGTGGCATTCCAGTCTGCTAG
- the LOC100822683 gene encoding aquaporin SIP1-1 — protein MAMAASAVKAAAADGVVTFLWVLCVSTLGASTAAVTRYLSLHEEGAAYALLVTVSLLSLLLFAFNLLCDALGGASFNPTALAAFYAAGLTSPSLFSVALRLPAQAAGAVGGALAISELMPAQYKHMLGGPSLKVDPHTGAVAEGLLTFVITLAVLWIIVRGPRNAVLKTAMLSVSTVSLVLAGAAYTGPSMNPANAFGWAYVNDRHNTWEQLYVYWICPFVGATLAAWTFRAVFPPPAPKPKAKKA, from the exons atggcgatggcggcgtcggcggtgaaggcggcggcggcggacggcgtggTGACGTTCCTGTGGGTGCTGTGCGTGTCGACGCTGGGCGCCTCGACGGCGGCCGTGACCCGCTACCTCAGCCTCCACGAGGAAGGCGCGGCGTACGCGCTGCTCGTCaccgtctccctcctctcgctcctcctcttcgcctTCAACCTCCTCTGCGACGCCCTCGGCGGCGCCAGCTTCAACCccaccgccctcgccgccttctACGCCGCCGGCCTCACCTCCCCTTCCCTCTTCTCCGTCGccctccgcctccccgcccAG gcggccggcgccgtgggcggAGCGCTGGCCATCTCGGAGCTCATGCCGGCGCAGTACAAGCACATGCTCGGCGGGCCCTCGCTCAAGGTGGACCCGCACACGGGCGCCGTCGCCGAAGGGCTGCTCACCTTCGTCATCACCCTGGCCGTCCTCTGGATCATCGTCAGGGGGCCGCGCAACGCCGTCCTCAAGACCGCCATGCTCTCCGTCTCCACCGTCtccctcgtcctcgccggcgccgcctacACCGGGCCCTCCATGAACCCTGCCAAC GCGTTTGGCTGGGCGTATGTTAACGATCGTCACAACACCTGGGAGCAGCTGTACGTCTACTGGATATGCCCCTTCGTCGGCGCCACTCTCGCCGCGTGGACCTTCAGGGCTGTGTTCCCGCCACCAGCGCCTAAGCCCAAGGCCAAGAAAGCATGA